From Choloepus didactylus isolate mChoDid1 chromosome 19, mChoDid1.pri, whole genome shotgun sequence, one genomic window encodes:
- the CDH26 gene encoding LOW QUALITY PROTEIN: cadherin-like protein 26 (The sequence of the model RefSeq protein was modified relative to this genomic sequence to represent the inferred CDS: inserted 3 bases in 2 codons; substituted 7 bases at 7 genomic stop codons), with protein MGSERRWVITTWELEDEEPGPFPNLVGELFXLISANVSLMYLISGPGMDEYPQVGLFSTEDHENGKIHDVNKALCYGSSTSNAAFTTDANDQATQFSEQELNISKKEHRGLRECLPPALSEGSQLCQILTNDLDQENTLISQVLYSLVSQXHLLKESLFQTVCITGEIXLSGCLHLGGYVMIRITSAWRAKFNVSTGNAGGHFNILTNPDTKVGIXNVTEVNRDGSRLPWRDLLPWCSAGDACRQPTCLSPVDFILTDEGGARPGIPLGMFNALDRIELNLTWFPGCHLWPPWETWSPGEPTVGASRVQVGELLKTILTESIAQENELVHDLANXVTVDENXGAVTTSKXIDREPPYVQESFHRVVVHTVDDGPPLRASTGTLRLFLSDINGKPQLSHHVEVSDLRXLSPPPPTDIWSPPXELDDTRRNAEATWKLGKNWGLASQA; from the exons ATGGGATCCGAGAGAAGGTGGGTTATCACCACCTGGGAGCTTGAGGACGAAGAGCCAGGACCCTTTCCCAACCTTGTTGGTGAG CTCTTCTAGT TGATATCTGCTAACGTGTCACTAATGTATTTAATCAGTGGACCTGGTATGGATGAATATCCACAAGTTGGTTTGTTTTCTACAGAAGATCATGAAAATGGGAAAATCCAT GATGTAAACAAAGCCCTGTGCTACGGGAGCTCCACAAGCAACGCAGCCTTCACCAC TGATGCCAATGACCAGGCAACCCAGTTTTCAGAGCAGGAATTGAACATCAGCAAGAAGGAGCATCGGGGGCTGCGGGAATGCCTTCCCCCTGCGCTCTCCGAAGGCTCCCAGCTTTG TCAGATATTAACAAATGATTTGGATCAAGAAAACACTCTAATTTCTCAAGTTCTTTATTCCCTTGTTTCTC CACACTTACTGAAAGAAAGCCTCTTCCAGACTGTTTGTATTACTGGAGAAATATAACTCTCAGGATGCTTACATTTGGGAGGTTAT gtcatgatTCGCATCACGTCAGCTTGGAGAGCAAAATTCAATGTATCGACCGGCAACGCAGGGGGGCATTTTAACATTCTGACCAACCCAGACACCAAGGTAGGGATCTGAAATGTCACCGAGGTGAA TCGGGATGGCTCCCGGCTGCCCTGGAGGGACCTGCTCCCCTGGTGCAGTGCAG GTGATGCTTGCCGACAGCCCACCTGCCTTTCACCTGTGGACTTCATCCTTACTGACGAGGGTGGTGCCAGGCCTGGGATTCCGTTGGGAATGTTTAATGCTCTGGATCGGATAGAATT GAACCTGACCTGGTTCCCCGGATGTCACCTGTGGCCACCCTGGGAAACCTGGAGCCCGGGCGAGCCCACAGTCGGCGCCTCGCGTGTACAGGTCGGGGAGCTGCTCAAGACCATTTTGACTGAATCGATCGCCCAAGA AAATGAACTGGTTCATGATCTGGCAAATTGAGTGACCGTAGACGAAAACTGAGGAGCAGTCACCACCTCAAAGTGAATTGACAGGGAACCCCCTTACGTCCAGGAGAGCTTTCACAGGGTCGTTGTTCACACCGTTGATGATG GCCCCCCGCTACGGGCCAGTACGGGGACCCTAAGGCTCTTCCTATCTGACATCAACGGCAAGCCCCAGCTCTCTCACCACGTGGAGGTCTCTGATCTGCGCTGactgagcccccccccccccactgacATCTGGAGCCCTCC CGAATTGGATGATACCCGGAGAAATGCAGAAGCCACGTggaaactggggaaaaattggg GGTTGGCTTCACAGGCGTGA